A DNA window from Ipomoea triloba cultivar NCNSP0323 chromosome 10, ASM357664v1 contains the following coding sequences:
- the LOC116032309 gene encoding AAA-ATPase ASD, mitochondrial-like, whose product MMPMTMWGMEEVWGKIGSTAVTIMVLWATFDKYCPYEFRGYFKKYAKKLRSLVYPYIHITFNEFSGHGFNGSKAYNAIERYLSANSSGQAKRLKAEDIKDSQTLVLSMDYHEEVTDEFNGVKVWWTSGQDHPNRQTISFYSRDDAKRYFTLKFHKKHRDFVTGAYLKHVLDEGEAITVKDRRRKLYTNCKSDGGFYSFRRGMWTHVVFEHPATFDTLAMDPKRKQEVIDDLRTFSKSKDYYTRIGKAWKRGYLLYGPPGTGKSSMVAAMANLLEYDVYDLELTAVKDNTTLRKLLIDTSSKSIIVIEDIDCSLDLTGQRDGKKKAEKSDPGKDNEKDPIKKEMEKMEEKKSEVTLSGLLNFIDGLWSAIGGERIIVFTTNFKEKLDPALIRSGRMDKHIELSFCRFEAFKVLAKNYLYIEEHELFPTIERLLGEADMTPADVAENLMPKSPSEDENTCLKRLVESLEKAKEDAKLKAEEEEKLKAQKEKEEEEEKKKAEEEEKKKAAEENDQKSEEETMAAAKEVKENGHASQNHD is encoded by the coding sequence ATGATGCCGATGACGATGTGGGGAATGGAGGAAGTGTGGGGCAAGATCGGGAGCACGGCGGTGACGATAATGGTGCTTTGGGCAACATTCGACAAGTATTGCCCCTACGAATTCCGAGGCTATTTCAAGAAATACGCCAAGAAGCTCCGGAGTCTAGTCTACCCTTACATCCACATCACCTTCAATGAATTCTCCGGCCACGGCTTCAACGGCAGCAAGGCGTACAATGCCATCGAGCGCTACCTCTCCGCCAATTCCTCCGGCCAGGCCAAGCGGCTCAAGGCGGAGGACATCAAGGACTCCCAGACACTCGTCCTCAGCATGGACTACCACGAGGAAGTCACCGACGAGTTCAACGGCGTCAAAGTGTGGTGGACTTCCGGCCAGGACCACCCCAACCGCCAGACCATCTCTTTCTACTCCCGAGACGACGCCAAGCGCTATTTCACCCTTAAATTCCACAAGAAGCACCGCGATTTCGTCACCGGCGCGTACCTTAAACACGTCCTGGACGAGGGGGAGGCGATCACGGTGAAGGACCGGCGCCGCAAGCTCTACACCAACTGCAAGAGCGACGGCGGGTTTTACAGTTTCCGGCGCGGGATGTGGACGCACGTGGTGTTCGAACATCCTGCGACGTTTGATACTCTCGCGATGGACCCGAAAAGGAAGCAAGAAGTCATCGACGATCTTCGCACTTTTAGTAAATCTAAGGACTATTATACCAGAATTGGGAAAGCTTGGAAGCGTGGGTATCTCCTCTACGGCCCTCCCGGCACCGGAAAATCCTCCATGGTAGCCGCCATGGCTAATCTTCTCGAATACGACGTCTATGATCTCGAATTAACCGCGGTTAAGGACAATACCACTCTCCGAAAGCTCTTAATCGACACTTCCAGCAAATCGATAATCGTAATTGAAGATATCGATTGCTCCCTAGACCTAACCGGCCAGAGGGACGGGAAAAAGAAGGCGGAGAAATCCGACCCGGGGAAAGACAACGAGAAAGACCCAATCAAGAaagaaatggagaaaatggaAGAGAAAAAGAGCGAAGTGACCCTCTCCGGTCTTCTCAACTTTATCGACGGCCTATGGTCCGCCATTGGAGGGGAAAGGATCATCGTCTTCACCACCAATTTCAAAGAAAAGCTCGACCCGGCCCTGATTCGGAGCGGGAGAATGGATAAACACATCGAGCTTTCCTTCTGTCGATTCGAGGCCTTCAAGGTACTCGCTAAAAACTACTTGTACATTGAAGAGCACGAGCTTTTCCCGACGATCGAACGCCTGCTTGGGGAAGCTGACATGACGCCGGCGGATGTCGCAGAGAATCTGATGCCCAAATCTCCCTCGGAGGACGAGAACACTTGCCTGAAAAGACTGGTTGAGTCTCTGGAGAAAGCTAAGGAAGATGCAAAGCTGAAAGCAGAGGAAGAAGAGAAACTAAAGGCCcagaaagagaaagaagaagaagaagagaagaaaaaagcagaagaagaggagaagaaaaaggCAGCAGAAGAAAACGATCAGAAAAGCGAAGAAGAAACCATGGCCGCCGCTAAGGAGGTGAAGGAAAACGGTCACGCTTCTCAGAACCACGATTGA